The Sandaracinobacteroides saxicola nucleotide sequence CCCTCATCGACCTTGGTGAGGAATTCCGAATAGGCCATCTGCTGGCCGGCGGCCTCGGTCTTGGAGGGGCCCTGGAAGAGCTGCACGAGGAGCACCAGCGCGATCAGGATGCCGCCCCACATCAGCAGGTTGCGGATCAACGGGTTCTGCGGCTTTTTCGGGTCGGGCATGGCAGACTCACTTTCGGCACTCCAAATAGGGACGGCGGGGCGTCGTTGCAATTGAACAAAAGTGGGAAGACTGTTCGCCGCAATCGATGAGAGGGATGCAGGCGGGATGCTGAAACAATGGCGGAGCCGGTCACTGTGGCATGCGCTGGCCTGGCTGCTGCTGGTGGTGACGGCGATGGCTGCGGCCGGGACGCTGCTGTTCGTGGCGCTGCTGGCGATTGTCGGCTCGCTTTGACGCAGGCAATCGTTGCGGTTCCGGGCGCGGACGGGGTAAGGACGCGCGCTTGCAGCGGATGAGAGTGTGACGGTGACCCTTTTTGATCGGTTCGGCGAGGCGGTGGACGCGGCGGTGGCGGGGCTGGTGGCGGAGGGTACGCTGCCGTCGGACACTGCCTTGCCGGTGCTGACGCTGGAGCCGCCGCGCGATCCGGAGCATGGCGACCTGGCGTCCAACGCGGCGATGGCTTTGGCGAAGGCGGCGCGCGCGAACCCGCGGGTTCTGGCGGTGCGGCTGGCGGGCGCGCTGGCGCGGCATGAGGGGATCGAGAGCGCCGAGGTGGCGGGACCGGGGTTCATCAACCTGCGGCTGGCGCGCGGCGTGTGGGAAGCGGAGCTGCGCGCGATCCTGCTGGCGGGCGCGGACTATGGGCGCGGAGCGCCGGCGGCGGAGACGCTGCCGGTGAATGTGGAATATGTGAGCGCCAACCCCACGGGGCCGATGCACATGGGGCATTGCCGGGGGGCGGTGGTCGGCGATGCGCTGGCGAGCCTGCTGGCGTTCGCGGGGCACAAGGTGACGCGCGAATATTATGTCAATGACGCGGGCGGACAGGTGGATGTGCTCGCGCGATCGGTGCACCTGCGCTACCGCGAGGCGTTGGGCGAGGATGTCGGCATGATCCCGGAGAGGCTGTATCCGGGGGATTATCTGGTGCCGGTGGGGCAAGGTCTGGCGGCCGAGTTCGGCGCGCGCTTTGTCGGCGCCGGTGAGGGCGAATGGCTGGCGCTGTTCCGCACCCGCGCGGTGGCGGCGATGATGGACATGATCCGCGCCGACCTGGCGCTGCTGGGCATCCATCATGACCTGTTTTCCAGCGAGGCGGCGGTGCAGGCCTCCGGCGCGGTCGATGCGGCCGAGGCGGATCTGCGGGCGCGCGGCCTGGTCTATGACGGCACGCTGCCGCCGCCGAAGGGCGAGGTGCCGGAGGATTATGAGGCGACGGTGCTGCCGCTGTTCCGCAGCACGGCGTTCGGCGACGATGTCGACCGGCCGATCCGCAAGAGCGACGGCAGCCGGACCTATTTTGGCATCGACATGGCCTATCATGCGATGAAGGCGGGGCGCTCCAGCGCGCTGGTGAACATCTGGGGCGCCGACCATACCGGCACGGTGAAGCGGATCGAGGCCGCGGTGGAGGCGCTGACGCGAGGGCAGGTCAGGCTGGACGTGCGGCTGGTGCAGATGGTCCGGCTGTTCCGCGCCGGCGAGCCTGTTAAGATGTCCAAGCGCTCGGGCAATTTCGTGACGCTTGCCGATGTGGTGCGCGAGGTCGGCAAGGATGTCGTGCGCTTCATCATGCTGACCAAGCGCAGCGACAGCCAGCTGGATTTCGATTTCGCGAAGGTGGTGGAGGCGAGCCGGGACAATCCGGTTTTCTACGTGCAATATGCCCATGCCCGCGCCTGCTCCGCGAGGCGCAAGGCGGCGGGGATGGCGCTGCCGGCGCCGGACTTCGCGCTGCTGGACGCGGACGAGCTGGGGCTGGTGAAGCTGGCGGCGCAGTGGCCGCGGGTGGTGGCGATGGCGGCGGACGCGCGGGAGCCGCATCGCGTGGCCTTCTTCCTGCACGACCTGGCGAGCGCGTTCCATACGCTGTGGAACAGGGGCAATGATGATGCGACCAAGCGGCTGGTGATGCCGGAGGATGCGGCGTTGACGGCGGCGCGGCTGGGGCTGGCCGAGGCGATTGCCGGCGTGATCCGCACCGGGCTGGCGGTGATGGGCGTGGAAGCGGCGGAGGAGATGCGCTGATGGTGGAACGGCGCGGACCTTCACCGGCGGATGCGCGGCCGCCGTGGCTGGAGGAAGCCGAGGAGGAGGCGCCGACGCACACACTGGTGGGGCGCAACTTCCTGTGGCTGGTGGTGATCGGGCTGCTGCTGGTGGCGGTGGGCGTGGCGGTTGGCGTCGCGCTGATCGTGAAGCGCAGCGATTCGCCGATCGAGGTGCAGGCGATGGGCGGGGAGGTGCAGACTATTCCCAACCCCGGGCCGTGGAAGGAACGGCCGGAGACGCCGGGCGGAACACCGGTGGAGGGGCAGGGGCAACTGGTCTATGACGCCGGCGACGGGGCGGATCCGGGGGGGACGATCGACCTGAATGCGGTGCCCGAGGCGCCGGTGGAACGGCCGGGGACCGAGGTGATTCCGGTGACGCCGGACGGGGTGGTGTTGCCGCCGGCCGCCACCGCGCCGCCGCCCAAACCCCTGTTGCCGCCGGTGGCGGCACCGTCGAAGCCTCTGCCGCCGGCCGCAAAACCGGCGCCGATCCCGCCGGTGGCGAAGGCCGAGGTGGTGGCGAAGCCGGTGGTGGAAAAGGCGGCGCCCAAGCCGCCGGTGGTGGCGCCGAAACCGGTGGAGGTTGCCGCGCTTGGTGGCGCCGGCCTGTTGCAGCTGGGGGCATTTTCATCGGAGGCGAAGGCGCGGGAGGCGTGGAAGGGCTATTCGAAGCGCTTCCAGTATCTGGCCGGGCTGACGCCGGTGATCGCGCCGGTGGCGCGGGACGGGGTGACGCTGTATCGGCTGCGCGCCAGCGGGGCGGCGGACGCCGCCAACCTGTGTGCCCGGCTGAAGGTGGCGGGCGAGGATTGCAGCGTAGTGAACTGACGGGAACCTTCACCGCATTGTCGCATTTCTGCCCTTATCAGCAGGAGTTTCGGCGATGCGTATCCGGGCGGGTTACCAACTGACCTTTGATTGTCCGGCGCCGACGCCGGCGTTGCTGATGCTGAGCGTGCACCCGACGCGACGGGGCGACCTGCTGACGCTCGATCGCATGCTGAACGACCGCGGGCTGATGCCGCACTGCTATCACGACATGTTCGGCAACATGGTGCACCGCCTGCTGCTGCCCGAGGGGCGGACCGCCTTGTCGACGGATTTCGTGATCGAGGACAGCGGCCTGCCCGATCCGGTGATGCCGGAGCTGGCGGAGCACCGGATCGAGCGGCTGCCCGACGAGGTGATACAGTTCCTGCTGCCCAGCCGCTATTGCGATGTTGAGGCGCTGTCCGACACCGCCTGGCAAATGTTCGGCACGGTGCGGCCGGGCTGGGGCCGGGTGCAGGCGGTGTGCGATTATGTGCACGAACGCATCGCCTTCGGCTATGCCCATGCGCGGGCGACCCGCACGGCGAGCGAGGCGCATGCCGAGCGCAAGGGGGTGTGCCGGGACTATGCCCATCTGGCGGTGACGCTGTGCCGGGCACTGAACATTCCGGCGCGCTATGTCACCGGCTATCTGGGGGACATCGCGGTGCCGCCGGTGCCGTTTCCGATGGATTTCAGTGCCTGGTTCCAGGTGTTCCTGGGCGGCCAGTGGCGGACCTTCGATGCCCGGCACAATGTGCCGCGGGTGGGGCGCATCCTGATGGCGACCGGGCGCGATGCCGCCGATGTGGCGCTGAGCACGACCTTCGGCGCGGCGACGCTGGCGGGATTCGCGGTGCATACCGACGAGGTGGTGGAGGAGCGGGTGGCGCTGGCGGCCTGAGCGGAAGACGAGGGCCCCCTCCGTCATCGCCTGCGGCGCTGACACCTCCCCCACAAGTGGGGGAGGAGCTTAGAGTCTGTCCTAATTAGGTTGAGTCGATGGGGGATTCCCAAGGGGGCATGATTGTGATTCAAGCTGCTGGCTGGGCAGGAGGCCGGCAGCGATGGCACGAGCCTATTGCGATGATCTTCGAGAGCGTGTTGCGGCGGCGGTTTTGTCGGGCCGATCGGGTCGCGAGGTTGCAGCGTTGTTCGGTGTGAGCGTGGCGAGCGCGTTGAAGTGGTCGCAGCGGTTGCGGGAGACGGGCAGTGCTGGTTCGCGCCCGATGGGGGGCCGCAAGCGGCGGGTCTTGGCGGGCGAGCAGCAATGGATGCTGCTGCGGCTCGAGGAGTGCCCGCATTTGACGGTGCGAGGGTTGGCGGTGGAGTTGGCCGAACGCGGTTACCGGGTCAGCCCGAACACGGTGTGGTCGTTGCTGCGCAAGGCCGGCCACAGCTTCAAAAAAAAGCCTGTTCGCCAGCGAACAGGATCGCCCGAAGATCGCGCGGCGGCGGGCGCAGTGGCAGAAGTATCAGGGCCGGCTTGATCCAAGGCGGCTGGTCTTCATCGACGAGACCTGGGCCAAGACCAATATGACCCCGCTTAGGGGATGGTCCAGGCGTGGCAGCAAGCTCATCGCCAAGGCCCCGTTCGGCAAATGGAAAACGCTGACCTTCGTTGCCGCTCTGCGCTGTGACCGGATCGATGCGCCCTGCGTGCTCGACGGACCCATCAATGGCCAGCTCTTCACCGCCTATGTCGAGCAGTTCCTCGTCCCAACCCTCTCACCCGGCGACATCGTCATCATGGACAATCTCGGCAGTCACAAGGGGCAGGCCGTGCGCAAAGCAATCCGGGCGGCAGGCGCCAAGCTCCTGTTCCTCCCGCCCTACAGCCCCGACCTCAATCCAATCGAACAGGTCTTCGCCAAGCTCAAGCTGCTCTTACGCAAAGCCGCCGAACGGACCGTCGAGGCAACATGGAAACGCATCGGCCACCTCCTCAACGCCTTCCCTCCGCACGAGTGCGCCAACTACCTCAAAAACAGCGGGTATGCCTCAATCTAAACAGGACAGACTCTAGGCGCGCGCCCAGCCCGACTGCGTCTGCCGCACCAGCCCGCGCGCGCGCATGTCGATCAGATGCGCCAGCACGCTTCGCCCCGCTGCCGGGTGCAGCGCGCGGTCGACCGCCGCATACATCACCGCCACCATCGCGGGGATCGTCTTCTCCCCGGTCGCCAGTTGCGTCAGGATCTGCGTCTCGCGCTGCCGGCGGTGGGTGATCAGGCCGCGCACCAGCCGCTGCGGCTCGGTGATGGCGGCGCCGTGGGTGGGGTAATAGACGCCGTCATCGCGGTCCAGCAGCAGCGCCAGCGAGGCCATGTATGCCGCCATGTCGCCATCCGGTGGCGCGACGACGGTGGTGCTCCAGCCCATGACATGGTCGCCGGTGAACAGCGCCTTCTCCTCTGCCAGCGCATAGCAGAGATGGTTGGAGGTATGGCCCGGCGTGGCGACGGCGGTCAGCGTCCAGTCCGGGCCGGAAACACGCTCGCCGTCGGCCAGCACGCGGTCCGGCGCATAGCTGGCGTCGAACCCGGCGTCGGCGCGCGGGCCATCGTCGGAGAGCACCAGCGGCGCGCAGCCAATGACCGGCGCGCCGGTGGCGGCGGCGAAGGGGCGGGCCGCCGGCGAATGGTCCATGTGGGTGTGGGTGATCAGGATGGCGGCGACCGTCTCGCCGGCGACCGCGGCGTGCAGCGCGGCCAGATGCGCCTCGTCCAGCGGGCCGGGGTCGATCACGGCGACCTGTCCGCTGCCGACAATGTAGGTGCCGGTGCCGGTGTAGGTGAAGGGCGAGGGGTTTTTCGCCAGCACGCGGCGCACCCGCGGCGACAGCCGCTCGGCGACGCCGAAGGGCGCCTTGGCCAGAAGCTCGTCAATCGCGCTGTTTTCCATGCCGCTCACCCGTTGACCTTGGCCGCGCCGTGCGGAAGGATGCCCCCGCTATAGTCGGGAGAAGCGCGATGACGAAACTGTTGATGGCGGTGGCGATGCTGGGGCTGCTGGGGGCACCGGTCGCGGTGCAGGCGAAGCAATGCCGCGACGCGAACGGCAAGTTCATCAAATGCGCCGACGCCGCGCCGGCCAAGGGCACCAAATGCAAGGACGAGAAGGGCAAGTTCGCCAAGTGCGGGACACCGGGCGCCAAACCCATCTAAACCCTACAGCCGCTCCACGGTCAGCAGCGCGCCGTTCACGGCGGTGACGCGCATGGGGGTACCGGGCGCGCTGTCCGGTCCCTCCGCCTGCCAGGGGCTGTCGCCCACCTGCACCCGTCCGCGCCCGTTGACGATGGCATCCAGCACCACCACCCGCGCCCCCACCATCC carries:
- a CDS encoding IS630 family transposase (programmed frameshift), with product MARAYCDDLRERVAAAVLSGRSGREVAALFGVSVASALKWSQRLRETGSAGSRPMGGRKRRVLAGEQQWMLLRLEECPHLTVRGLAVELAERGYRVSPNTVWSLLRKAGHSFKKSLFASEQDRPKIARRRAQWQKYQGRLDPRRLVFIDETWAKTNMTPLRGWSRRGSKLIAKAPFGKWKTLTFVAALRCDRIDAPCVLDGPINGQLFTAYVEQFLVPTLSPGDIVIMDNLGSHKGQAVRKAIRAAGAKLLFLPPYSPDLNPIEQVFAKLKLLLRKAAERTVEATWKRIGHLLNAFPPHECANYLKNSGYASI
- a CDS encoding MBL fold metallo-hydrolase — translated: MENSAIDELLAKAPFGVAERLSPRVRRVLAKNPSPFTYTGTGTYIVGSGQVAVIDPGPLDEAHLAALHAAVAGETVAAILITHTHMDHSPAARPFAAATGAPVIGCAPLVLSDDGPRADAGFDASYAPDRVLADGERVSGPDWTLTAVATPGHTSNHLCYALAEEKALFTGDHVMGWSTTVVAPPDGDMAAYMASLALLLDRDDGVYYPTHGAAITEPQRLVRGLITHRRQRETQILTQLATGEKTIPAMVAVMYAAVDRALHPAAGRSVLAHLIDMRARGLVRQTQSGWARA
- a CDS encoding SPOR domain-containing protein → MVERRGPSPADARPPWLEEAEEEAPTHTLVGRNFLWLVVIGLLLVAVGVAVGVALIVKRSDSPIEVQAMGGEVQTIPNPGPWKERPETPGGTPVEGQGQLVYDAGDGADPGGTIDLNAVPEAPVERPGTEVIPVTPDGVVLPPAATAPPPKPLLPPVAAPSKPLPPAAKPAPIPPVAKAEVVAKPVVEKAAPKPPVVAPKPVEVAALGGAGLLQLGAFSSEAKAREAWKGYSKRFQYLAGLTPVIAPVARDGVTLYRLRASGAADAANLCARLKVAGEDCSVVN
- a CDS encoding transglutaminase-like domain-containing protein, which encodes MRIRAGYQLTFDCPAPTPALLMLSVHPTRRGDLLTLDRMLNDRGLMPHCYHDMFGNMVHRLLLPEGRTALSTDFVIEDSGLPDPVMPELAEHRIERLPDEVIQFLLPSRYCDVEALSDTAWQMFGTVRPGWGRVQAVCDYVHERIAFGYAHARATRTASEAHAERKGVCRDYAHLAVTLCRALNIPARYVTGYLGDIAVPPVPFPMDFSAWFQVFLGGQWRTFDARHNVPRVGRILMATGRDAADVALSTTFGAATLAGFAVHTDEVVEERVALAA
- the argS gene encoding arginine--tRNA ligase, with amino-acid sequence MTLFDRFGEAVDAAVAGLVAEGTLPSDTALPVLTLEPPRDPEHGDLASNAAMALAKAARANPRVLAVRLAGALARHEGIESAEVAGPGFINLRLARGVWEAELRAILLAGADYGRGAPAAETLPVNVEYVSANPTGPMHMGHCRGAVVGDALASLLAFAGHKVTREYYVNDAGGQVDVLARSVHLRYREALGEDVGMIPERLYPGDYLVPVGQGLAAEFGARFVGAGEGEWLALFRTRAVAAMMDMIRADLALLGIHHDLFSSEAAVQASGAVDAAEADLRARGLVYDGTLPPPKGEVPEDYEATVLPLFRSTAFGDDVDRPIRKSDGSRTYFGIDMAYHAMKAGRSSALVNIWGADHTGTVKRIEAAVEALTRGQVRLDVRLVQMVRLFRAGEPVKMSKRSGNFVTLADVVREVGKDVVRFIMLTKRSDSQLDFDFAKVVEASRDNPVFYVQYAHARACSARRKAAGMALPAPDFALLDADELGLVKLAAQWPRVVAMAADAREPHRVAFFLHDLASAFHTLWNRGNDDATKRLVMPEDAALTAARLGLAEAIAGVIRTGLAVMGVEAAEEMR